From the genome of Paraburkholderia aromaticivorans, one region includes:
- a CDS encoding FKBP-type peptidyl-prolyl cis-trans isomerase, which translates to MSIIDISEVKPGSHVTLHYRLSLADGAEVINTFNDKPATLLLGAGQLAPPLEDILLGLKVGHHSTFQLAPGQAFGPRNPELIQRVSLATLRENSMIGEDFSPGDLVEFNAPGGGRYAGVLKEVGETSALFDFNHPLAGQALAFEVKIIGIL; encoded by the coding sequence ATGAGCATCATCGACATTTCCGAAGTGAAACCCGGTTCACACGTGACGCTTCACTACCGGCTTTCCCTTGCCGATGGCGCCGAAGTCATCAATACCTTCAACGACAAGCCGGCCACGCTGCTGCTCGGCGCCGGCCAGCTGGCGCCGCCGCTGGAAGATATTCTGCTGGGTTTGAAGGTCGGCCACCATTCGACCTTTCAGCTAGCGCCGGGCCAGGCGTTCGGGCCCCGCAATCCGGAATTGATCCAGCGGGTATCGCTTGCCACGTTGCGCGAAAACAGCATGATCGGCGAGGATTTTTCGCCGGGCGACCTGGTCGAATTCAACGCGCCGGGTGGCGGTCGCTACGCGGGCGTCCTGAAAGAAGTCGGCGAAACGTCCGCCCTGTTCGATTTCAACCACCCGCTTGCCGGCCAGGCGCTGGCGTTTGAAGTGAAAATCATCGGGATTCTGTAA
- the ispH gene encoding 4-hydroxy-3-methylbut-2-enyl diphosphate reductase has translation MSITDTTLAETEILLAQPRGFCAGVDRAIEIVERAITLHGSPIYVRHEIVHNAYVVEDLRKKGAIFIERLEEVPPGNTVIFSAHGVSKAVRAEAETRGLRVYDATCPLVTKVHIEVAKMRQDGFDIVMIGHKGHPEVEGTMGQAGEGMHLVEDIEDVQALQLADPERIAFVTQTTLSVDDAAQIIGALKAKYPSIREPKKQDICYATQNRQDAVKFMAPQCDVVIVVGSPNSSNSNRLRELAEKLGVPAYMVDSPDQIDPVWVEGKRRIGVTAGASAPEVLAQAVIARLRELGVRNVRALEGIEENIAFPLPRGLGLPA, from the coding sequence ATGAGCATCACGGACACGACTCTTGCTGAAACCGAGATCCTGCTGGCGCAGCCGCGCGGGTTCTGCGCTGGCGTCGACCGGGCGATCGAGATCGTCGAGCGGGCTATCACGCTGCACGGTTCGCCGATCTACGTGCGTCACGAAATCGTCCATAACGCCTATGTGGTCGAGGATCTGCGCAAGAAGGGTGCGATCTTCATCGAACGGCTGGAAGAGGTGCCGCCGGGCAATACGGTCATTTTCAGCGCGCATGGCGTGTCGAAGGCCGTGCGTGCCGAAGCCGAGACGCGTGGGCTGCGGGTGTACGACGCCACGTGTCCGCTCGTGACCAAGGTGCATATCGAAGTCGCCAAGATGCGCCAGGACGGTTTCGACATCGTCATGATCGGCCATAAGGGTCACCCTGAAGTGGAGGGCACGATGGGCCAGGCGGGCGAGGGCATGCATCTGGTGGAAGACATCGAAGATGTGCAGGCGTTGCAGCTGGCCGATCCCGAGCGGATCGCCTTCGTCACGCAAACCACGCTGTCGGTCGACGACGCCGCCCAGATCATCGGCGCCTTGAAGGCCAAGTACCCGTCCATCCGCGAACCAAAGAAACAGGATATCTGTTACGCCACGCAAAACCGCCAGGACGCGGTGAAGTTCATGGCGCCACAATGCGACGTCGTGATCGTGGTCGGCAGCCCGAATAGTTCGAACTCCAACCGGCTGCGCGAACTGGCCGAAAAGCTCGGCGTGCCGGCCTATATGGTGGACTCGCCCGATCAGATCGATCCGGTCTGGGTCGAAGGCAAGCGCCGCATCGGCGTCACGGCCGGCGCCTCGGCGCCGGAGGTGCTGGCTCAGGCGGTGATCGCCCGTCTGCGTGAACTCGGCGTGCGCAACGTGCGCGCGCTGGAGGGCATCGAGGAAAACATCGCGTTTCCGCTGCCACGTGGTTTAGGCTTGCCGGCCTGA
- a CDS encoding branched-chain amino acid ABC transporter substrate-binding protein: MRVKFAYAVSIAAAVVLLTACGKKQDGEAGAGASAARAAAAPASEATIVKIGHAAPLTGGIAHLGKDNENGARLAVEEINTQGLTIDGHKIQLELDAQDDAADPKTGTAVAQKLVDDHVVAVVGHLNSGVSIPASKIYSDASIVQISPSSTNPAYTQQGFKTTYRVVATDAQQGPALANYATKALGAKRIAIVDDATAYGKGLADEFAKTVQASGAKIVAREATNDRATDFRAILTKIKSVQPDAIMFGGMDATGGPFTKQAAALGIRAKILGGDGVCTDKVGELAGTAVQNLVCSEAGLALSKMDKGADFEKKYVDRFHTPVQIYAPFTYDAVYVIVDAMKRANSIEAPKVLAAMPSTDYNGVIGHIAFDDKGDLKEGAITLYDFKDGKKAVLDVVKM; the protein is encoded by the coding sequence ATGCGAGTCAAGTTTGCTTACGCCGTGTCCATCGCGGCCGCGGTCGTGTTGTTGACCGCGTGCGGCAAGAAACAGGATGGCGAGGCGGGAGCGGGTGCATCGGCGGCCAGGGCGGCCGCGGCACCGGCGAGTGAAGCGACTATCGTAAAGATCGGTCATGCGGCCCCTTTGACGGGCGGCATTGCGCACCTGGGCAAGGACAATGAAAACGGCGCGCGTCTGGCGGTCGAGGAAATCAATACGCAGGGTTTGACCATCGACGGCCACAAGATCCAGTTGGAGCTCGATGCGCAAGACGACGCCGCGGACCCGAAAACGGGAACGGCGGTCGCGCAAAAGCTGGTCGACGATCATGTGGTGGCGGTGGTCGGTCACCTGAATTCGGGTGTGTCGATTCCGGCTTCGAAGATTTATAGCGATGCGAGCATTGTGCAGATCTCGCCGTCGTCGACGAATCCGGCGTACACGCAACAGGGTTTCAAGACGACCTACCGGGTCGTCGCCACCGACGCGCAACAAGGTCCGGCGCTCGCCAATTACGCCACGAAGGCGTTGGGCGCCAAACGCATCGCGATAGTGGACGATGCAACCGCCTACGGTAAGGGGCTCGCGGACGAATTCGCGAAGACCGTACAGGCGAGCGGAGCGAAGATCGTCGCGCGGGAAGCGACGAACGACCGGGCCACGGATTTCCGGGCCATCCTCACAAAGATCAAGAGTGTTCAGCCGGACGCGATCATGTTCGGCGGCATGGACGCGACGGGCGGGCCGTTTACGAAGCAGGCGGCGGCGCTCGGTATCAGGGCAAAAATCCTTGGCGGCGACGGTGTGTGTACCGACAAGGTGGGTGAGCTGGCGGGAACCGCCGTGCAAAACCTGGTCTGTTCGGAGGCGGGACTCGCGCTTTCGAAAATGGACAAGGGAGCGGACTTCGAAAAGAAGTACGTGGACCGCTTCCACACACCGGTGCAGATTTACGCACCGTTCACGTATGACGCTGTGTACGTGATTGTCGATGCAATGAAGCGCGCTAATTCGATCGAGGCGCCCAAGGTGCTGGCTGCGATGCCGTCGACCGATTACAACGGGGTGATCGGTCACATCGCGTTCGACGACAAGGGTGATTTGAAAGAGGGCGCCATTACGCTTTACGACTTCAAGGACGGCAAAAAAGCGGTCCTCGACGTCGTGAAGATGTGA
- a CDS encoding branched-chain amino acid ABC transporter permease — MDIFIQQVLNGLVLGSVYAIIALGYTMVYGILGIINFAHGDVLMVGAMVALSAIGVLQNHFPGLGNVPTLIIALIIAAIVCAAVGYTIERVAYRPLRKAPRLAPLITAIGVSILLQTLAMMIWSRNPLPFPQLLPTDPLNVIKATDTTPGAVISMTEIVIIVVAFLVMGGLLLLVHKTKLGRAMRAIAENPGNASLMGVNPNFVISATFMIGSALAALAGVMIASEYGNAHFYMGFIPGLKAFTAAVLGGIGNLGGAMVGGVILGLIEQLGAGYIGNLTGGVFGSNYQDVFAFIVLIIVLVFRPSGLLGERVADRA, encoded by the coding sequence ATGGATATTTTCATCCAGCAGGTTCTCAACGGGCTGGTGCTTGGCAGCGTTTACGCCATCATCGCACTGGGCTATACGATGGTTTACGGCATTCTGGGCATCATCAACTTCGCTCACGGCGATGTGTTGATGGTGGGCGCGATGGTTGCGCTCTCAGCCATAGGCGTGCTGCAGAACCACTTCCCCGGCCTCGGCAATGTGCCGACGCTCATCATCGCACTGATCATCGCGGCCATTGTGTGCGCGGCGGTCGGCTACACGATCGAGCGCGTGGCCTACCGGCCGTTGCGTAAAGCGCCGCGACTCGCCCCGCTGATCACCGCGATCGGCGTGTCGATCCTGCTGCAGACGCTGGCCATGATGATCTGGTCGCGCAACCCGCTGCCGTTCCCGCAGCTGTTGCCCACCGACCCGCTCAACGTGATCAAGGCCACGGACACGACGCCTGGCGCCGTGATCTCGATGACTGAAATCGTGATCATCGTGGTGGCGTTCCTCGTGATGGGCGGCCTGCTGCTGCTGGTTCACAAGACCAAGCTCGGCCGTGCGATGCGGGCGATCGCCGAGAACCCGGGTAACGCGTCGCTGATGGGCGTGAATCCGAACTTCGTGATCTCGGCCACCTTCATGATCGGCTCGGCGCTTGCCGCTCTGGCTGGCGTGATGATCGCGTCGGAATACGGCAACGCACACTTCTATATGGGCTTCATCCCCGGCCTGAAGGCCTTTACCGCGGCGGTGCTCGGCGGTATCGGCAATCTCGGCGGCGCGATGGTGGGCGGCGTGATTCTTGGCCTGATCGAACAGCTGGGCGCCGGCTATATCGGTAACCTCACCGGCGGTGTGTTCGGTAGTAACTATCAGGACGTGTTCGCCTTTATCGTGCTGATCATCGTGCTGGTGTTCCGTCCGTCGGGTCTGCTCGGCGAACGCGTGGCGGATCGCGCCTGA